A window from Herbaspirillum sp. meg3 encodes these proteins:
- a CDS encoding GNAT family N-acetyltransferase, whose protein sequence is MTGTPLVQGDPIHIRSLRKDDFAAWQVLWQGYNAFYGRHGETALADEITAMTWSRFFDAYEPVHAIVAEHAGQLIGLAHFLFHRSTTQIGPNCYMQDLFTAESSRGQGVARKLIEEVYVRAKTAGSGRVYWQTHETNATAMKLYDKVAEKSGFVVYRKLL, encoded by the coding sequence ATGACAGGTACCCCGCTCGTGCAAGGCGATCCAATCCATATCCGTTCACTACGCAAGGACGACTTTGCGGCATGGCAGGTGTTATGGCAGGGTTACAACGCCTTCTACGGACGCCATGGCGAGACCGCGCTGGCCGATGAGATCACGGCAATGACGTGGTCACGGTTTTTTGATGCCTATGAACCGGTACATGCGATCGTGGCCGAACACGCGGGGCAATTGATCGGGCTGGCGCATTTTCTGTTCCATCGCAGCACGACGCAGATTGGTCCCAACTGCTACATGCAGGATCTCTTTACAGCAGAGTCGTCCAGAGGGCAGGGCGTGGCGCGCAAGTTGATCGAAGAAGTCTATGTCCGGGCAAAGACGGCAGGCAGCGGCAGAGTCTATTGGCAGACGCACGAGACCAATGCCACTGCCATGAAGCTGTACGACAAAGTCGCTGAGAAGTCGGGATTTGTCGTCTATCGAAAATTACTCTGA
- a CDS encoding MFS transporter, which produces MNPTTNDAAGYHAGAADSVYARIALRFLPLLFVCYVMAYLDRVNVGFAKLQMLNDLQLSETVYGLGAGVFFLGYFIFEVPSNLLLHKIGARRWIARIMITWSILSMCTAWVSTPLQLYVVRFLLGIAEAGFYPGMLLYLTYWFPAHRRGRMVALLTAGNPVSGMLGGPLSGFLMTSMAGVGGMYGWQWLFILEALPGILLGIVVFRHLNDRVADAGWLSAEERAMVQRDIDMDNTSRTHASIGATFKSGRVWLLALILFCIIMGSYALSFWQPTIIKGTGITNPTLIGILTIIPYTAALLSMILMGRSADKHRERRWHVIVPALFAACGFVVCANTAHSAVLSVVGLTMVAMGVVSALPMFWALPTSFLGGAGAAAGIALINSTANLAGFISPTVIGALKSMTGTLSSGLYLVAGTLTLAALLIWAFIPARLVNR; this is translated from the coding sequence TTGAATCCCACCACCAACGATGCCGCCGGCTACCATGCCGGCGCAGCCGACTCCGTCTACGCCAGAATAGCGTTGCGCTTCCTCCCGCTCCTGTTCGTTTGCTACGTCATGGCGTATCTCGACCGCGTGAATGTCGGCTTTGCAAAGCTGCAAATGCTCAACGACCTGCAATTGAGCGAAACCGTCTACGGGCTCGGTGCCGGCGTCTTCTTTCTTGGCTATTTCATTTTCGAGGTTCCCAGCAACCTGCTGCTGCACAAGATCGGCGCGCGGCGCTGGATCGCACGCATCATGATCACGTGGTCAATATTGTCGATGTGCACGGCGTGGGTGTCGACGCCGCTGCAGCTCTACGTGGTGCGCTTCCTTCTGGGCATCGCAGAGGCCGGGTTCTATCCCGGCATGCTGCTCTATCTCACCTACTGGTTTCCAGCGCATCGCCGCGGCCGCATGGTGGCATTGCTGACTGCGGGCAATCCCGTTTCCGGCATGCTGGGCGGCCCGTTGTCCGGATTTCTGATGACTTCCATGGCGGGAGTGGGAGGCATGTATGGCTGGCAGTGGCTGTTCATTCTCGAAGCACTGCCGGGCATCTTGTTGGGCATCGTTGTCTTTCGTCATTTGAATGACCGTGTTGCAGATGCCGGTTGGCTGAGCGCAGAAGAACGCGCAATGGTCCAGCGTGACATCGACATGGACAACACTTCCAGAACGCATGCCTCGATAGGCGCGACATTCAAATCCGGACGCGTGTGGCTGCTGGCGCTGATCTTGTTCTGCATCATCATGGGTTCCTACGCGCTGAGCTTCTGGCAACCGACCATCATCAAAGGGACCGGCATCACCAATCCAACCCTGATCGGCATCCTGACCATCATCCCTTACACCGCGGCGCTATTGAGCATGATCCTGATGGGACGCAGCGCAGACAAGCATCGCGAGCGGCGCTGGCACGTCATTGTTCCGGCACTCTTTGCGGCATGTGGCTTCGTGGTTTGTGCCAACACCGCACATAGCGCAGTGTTGTCGGTCGTCGGTCTGACCATGGTGGCCATGGGCGTGGTCAGCGCGCTGCCCATGTTCTGGGCGCTGCCGACGTCGTTTCTGGGAGGTGCAGGAGCGGCAGCAGGGATTGCCTTGATCAATTCAACGGCCAATCTGGCCGGCTTCATCAGCCCGACAGTCATCGGCGCACTCAAGAGCATGACCGGAACGCTGTCCTCGGGCTTGTATCTGGTGGCAGGCACGCTGACGCTGGCGGCGCTGCTGATCTGGGCCTTCATCCCTGCCCGCCTGGTGAATCGCTGA